A single genomic interval of Juglans regia cultivar Chandler chromosome 1, Walnut 2.0, whole genome shotgun sequence harbors:
- the LOC108988208 gene encoding E3 ubiquitin-protein ligase CIP8-like, with protein MSQFDEFTLHEPDPSPIDPHAHSHTQSLDPLARRRTFVSSITDRNPFDSQSYDSDWFSDLGSTSDRDVGRFLNDLFERRSDDGYDLHAFDVPGSGSDPFSEFEFANGGEFGSDQEELPGIGFGFEIEFDAQYSVGDGLRVAGLDSESDPSVELNSEDSNFRLDSFCLEEQRTWFEGFEWEEVEEGVFNQRENLGIMVEEVEELSVGSSEEVGVRNLEWEILLGANMRLERAFDADSDSDSYLAAFQDEYDAEPAEYDTIFGRFGDNGRGSPPAAKGVVENLPFVELTVEELQTNALVCAVCKDAIVVEEKVRRLPCSHYYHGDCIVPWLSIRNTCPVCRYELPTEDTE; from the coding sequence ATGTCGCAGTTCGACGAATTCACTCTCCATGAACCAGACCCGAGCCCAATCGACCCTCATGCACATTCCCATACCCAATCCCTCGATCCCCTCGCACGACGCCGTACATTTGTATCCTCCATCACCGACCGCAACCCTTTCGATTCCCAAAGCTACGACTCTGACTGGTTCTCCGATTTGGGCTCCACCTCGGACCGGGACGTGGGCCGCTTCCTCAACGACCTCTTCGAGCGCCGATCTGATGATGGTTATGATTTACACGCTTTCGATGTTCCTGGCTCGGGCTCCGATCCCTTTTCCGAGTTCGAGTTCGCAAATGGTGGCGAATTCGGATCGGATCAAGAGGAACTGCCGGGTATAGGGTTtggatttgaaattgaattcgATGCGCAGTACTCAGTTGGCGATGGTCTCCGCGTTGCTGGACTTGATTCTGAGTCGGACCCGAGTGTGGAATTAAATTCCGAGGATTCGAATTTTCGTTTGGACAGCTTTTGTTTGGAGGAGCAGAGGACTTGGTTTGAGGGTTTCGAATGGGAGGAAGTTGAGGAAGGCGTTTTTAATCAGAGAGAAAACCTAGGCATTATGGTCGAGGAGGTCGAGGAGTTATCGGTTGGTTCATCGGAAGAAGTAGGGGTGCGAAATCTTGAGTGGGAAATTCTATTAGGTGCGAATATGAGGTTAGAACGTGCATTTGATGCGGATTCAGATTCGGATTCGTATCTAGCGGCATTTCAGGATGAATATGATGCGGAACCGGCTGAATATGATACCATTTTTGGGCGATTTGGGGATAACGGAAGGGGCAGCCCTCCGGCAGCGAAAGGGGTTGTGGAGAATCTTCCTTTTGTGGAGTTAACGGTGGAGGAATTGCAGACTAACGCTTTGGTCTGTGCAGTTTGTAAGGACGCGATTGTAGTGGAGGAGAAGGTGAGGCGGCTTCCGTGCTCTCATTATTATCACGGGGATTGCATTGTGCCGTGGTTGAGTATAAGGAATACCTGTCCTGTTTGTCGGTATGAATTACCCACCGAGGATACGGAGTAG
- the LOC108987985 gene encoding uncharacterized protein LOC108987985 → MAEGTRLKDLQEGFTSFKRSTESQMSTFGVELLAVRKQLDIMMQQFSSLAADLKKENTNQSNNSENKGGPQMMNHSGELLPRSVRLEFPVFDGEDPHAWLYKVKQFFTFHNTLPEHRLRLVSFHMVGKALIWFQGLDESGLLGEWEEFVNALLIRFGPCSLEDPLEQLIRLRQEGTVEEYKSEFELIANRLRRLSKMDKLSCFVSGLKDDIRLTVKMFNPTNLLTAYRLARIQEERVSLHKKPNTRPPSFHYTEPAHIKYQPPQSQSQPTTEPNHSFNKAVVPVHKISPNQMKIRREKGLCYHCDSKWHPGHRCNSPKLYLIEEVVEDSIEPLNDTGQFLDQPENKELYKGEMALQQTPEISLHAIIGSMNPKTMRVKGKIGNQWVVILIDSGSTHNFLDPAVLSRVHIPLVDEDKIRVKVANGEMVNSEGKVKGVNVSVQGSCFLVDMYVLVLTGCDMVLGVHWLQGLGPILWNFKELTMQFTVQQTVVQLKGLTGSTWIEEGHIHKCSQMESKGIILQFIEQTTKPQANQIPEHIQKLLNDYLDIFSTPKGLPPTRSHDHVINLQPGTNPISVRPYRYPYFQKDEIEKIVMELLDSGVIRPSQSPYSSPVLLVRKADGSWRLCVDYRVLNSATIKDKYHIPVVEELLDELHGAKVFSKLDLRSGYHQIRVKPEDIPKTAFRTHEGHYEFLVMPFGLTNAPSTFQSLMNQVFKLYLRKFILVFFDDILVYSQDAVAHLNHLKITFDALRQHQLFAKMSKCSFGLAEVSYLGHLIYGQGVRANPEKLKAMLDWPTPRSVKDLKGFLGLTGYYRRFIKGYGVVAAKLTELLKKEDFHSPFAIECDASREAIGAVLMQSGKPIAFFNKALKGRAVSMSTYEKEFFALVSVVQKWRHYLLGQAFVVKTDHQSLKFLLEQRVGTTMQQKWISKVLGYDFVVEFKKGRENVVADALSRQREEITATLAVISLPSWDWVEEIKTLYSGDPIVQGLWRKHQAGDLSIPYTVKN, encoded by the exons ATGGCCGAAGGCACCCGTTTGAAGGATCTCCAGGAAGGCTTCACTTCCTTCAAAAGGTCTACCGAATCCCAGATGAGCACTTTTGGTGTGGAGCTCCTTGCTGTACGCAAGCAACTGGACATCATGATGCAACAATTCTCCTCTTTGGCGGCAGatctgaaaaaggaaaatacaaacCAGTCAAACAACAGTGAAAACAAGGGTGGACCGCAGATGATGAATCACTCTGGTGAACTCTTACCAAGATCCGTGCGGCTGGAGTTTCCAGTATTTGATGGTGAGGACCCCCATGCTTGGTTGTATAAGGTAAAACAATTTTTTACCTTCCACAACACATTGCCTGAACACCGTTTGAGATTAGTCTCCTTTCACATGGTTGGTAAGgctttgatttggtttcaaggcCTTGATGAGTCTGGGTTGTTGGGTGAGTGGGAAGAGTTTGTCAATGCTCTACTTATACGTTTTGGCCCCTGTAGTTTGGAGGATCCGTTGGAACAGCTCATTAGACTAAGGCAGGAGGGTACGGTGGAGGAATATAAGTCTGAATTTGAGCTAATTGCTAATCGCCTTAGGCGCTTGTCTAAAATGGATAAACTAAGTTGTTTTGTCAGTGGACTCAAGGATGACATTCGTTTGACGGTAAAAATGTTTAATCCTACAAATTTACTCACAGCCTATCGTCTTGCCCGAATCCAAGAGGAAAGAGTAAGCCTACACAAAAAGCCAAACACACGCCCTCCCTCCTTTCATTATACTGAACCTGCACACATCAAATACCAACCACCCCAATCCCAATCCCAACCCACCACAGAACCAAACCATTCCTTCAACAAAGCTGTAGTACCTGTCCATAAAATCAGTCCAAACCAAATGAAAATTAGGAGAGAAAAGGGGTTGTGTTATCATTGCGATTCGAAATGGCATCCTGGCCATCGTTGTAATAGTCCGAAGTTGTATTTGATTGAGGAGGTGGTAGAAGACAGCATAGAACCTTTAAATGATACCGGGCAATTTCTTGACCAGCCCGAAAACAAAGAGTTGTATAAAGGGGAGATGGCCTTACAACAAACACCTGAAATTTCACTGCACGCCATCATTGGCTCTATGAACCCCAAGACTATGAGAGTGAAAGGCAAGATTGGAAATCAATGGGTAGTCATCCTTATTGATTCAGGAAGTACACATAACTTCCTGGATCCAGCAGTACTTTCTAGGGTGCACATTCCTTTAGTGGATGAGGATAAAATCAGGGTTAAGGTAGCGAATGGTGAGATGGTTAACAGTGAAGGAAAAGTGAAGGGAGTGAATGTTTCTGTTCAAGGGTCCTGTTTTTTGGTAGATATGTATGTTCTTGTGTTGACTGGATGTGACATGGTTCTTGGTGTGCATTGGTTACAAGGTTTAGGGCCCATATTGTGGAATTTCAAAGAATTAACCATGCAGTTTACAGTTCAGCAAACTGTTGTCCAGTTGAAGGGACTCACGGGTAGCACTTGGATTGAAGAAGGACACATTCATAAATGTAGTCAAATGGAAAGCAAGGGAATTATCTTGCAATTCATTGAACAAACAACCAAACCCCAAGCCAACCAGATTCCAGAACATATACAAAAATTACTCAACGACTATCTTGACATTTTTTCCACCCCAAAAGGCCTACCCCCAACCCGTTCCCATGACCATGTTATCAATTTACAGCCAGGAACTAACCCCATTTCTGTCCGACCCTACCGATATCCTTATTTCCAAAAAGACGAGATCGAAAAGATTGTTATGGAGTTGCTGGATTCTGGGGTTATTAGGCCTAGTCAAAGCCCTTATTCCTCACCTGTTTTGTTGGTAAGGAAGGCGGATGGATCGTGGCGTTTATGTGTCGATTATAGGGTACTAAACAGTGCCACTATTAAGGATAAATATCATATTCCAGTGGTGGAGGAGTTGCTGGATGAACTACATGGTGCTAAGGTATTTTCAAAGTTGGACTTGAGGTCGGGCTACCATCAAATAAGGGTGAAGCCTGAGGACATCCCTAAGACCGCTTTCCGGACACATGAAGGGCATTACGAGTTTCTAGTTATGCCATTTGGCTTGACTAATGCTCCCTCAACCTTCCAAAGCTTGATGAATCAGGTTTTTAAACTATATCTCAGAAAattcattttagtattttttgatgatattttagtcTATAGTCAAGATGCAGTAGCTCATTTGAACCACTTAAAGATTACTTTTGATGCATTGAGGCAGCACCAATTGTTTGCTAAAATGAGCAAATGCAGCTTTGGGTTAGCTGAAGTCTCGTACTTGGGCCATCTCATTTATGGCCAGGGGGTACGGGCTAACCCTGAGAAGCTGAAAGCAATGTTAGATTGGCCTACCCCACGGTCAGTTAAAGACTTGAAAGGCTTTTTGGGCCTCACGGGATATTATCGGAGGTTTATCAAAGGATACGGGGTTGTTGCTGCCAAACTAACAGAGTTGTTAAAGAAGGAAG ATTTCCATTCACCCTTTGcaattgagtgtgatgcatcgAGGGAGGCCATTGgagctgttttgatgcaatCGGGAAAACCAATAGCTTTTTTCAACAAGGCTTTGAAAGGTAGGGCTGTGAGTATGTCGACTTATGAAAAGGAATTTTTTGCATTAGTTTCAGTAGTGCAAAAGTGGCGCCATTATTTGCTAGGCCAGGCTTTTGTTGTTAAAACCGATCACCAAAGCCTCAAATTTCTGCTAGAGCAGAGAGTGGGAACCACTATGCAACAAAAGTGGATTTCTAAGGTGTTGGGATATGATTTTGTGGTGGAATTCAAGAAGGGTAGAGAGAATGTGGTAGCAGATGCCTTATCTAGGCAAAGGGAGGAAATTACAGCAACATTAGCTGTAATATCTCTACCTAGTTGGGATTGGGTAGAAGAAATTAAGACTTTATACTCTGGTGACCCTATTGTACAAGGGTTATGGAGGAAACATCAAGCTGGTGACTTAAGCATCCCCTACACAGTGAAgaattga